In Solidesulfovibrio carbinoliphilus subsp. oakridgensis, the sequence CGGTCGATGACAAGACCTTCAAGACCGGGACCGGCAAAATCGAGATCGTAAGTCCCAAGCTGGAAGCCGACGGCGTGCCCTCCCTGCCGCCGTACGCCGCCCCGGCCGTGCCGCCCGAGGGCAGCTACCGGGTCAGTTTCGGCCGCATAGGGCTCCACACCCAGGGCCACACGGTGAATAATCCCCTGCTTTTTGCCCAGATGCCGGAAAACGAGCTGTGGATCCACACCGGCGAGGCGGCAAAGCTCGGCATCGCCGACGGAGCGCTGGTCGAGGTGCGAAACGGGTCCCACGCCGGCACCCTCAAGGCCAAGGTCACGGACGGCATCCACCCGGAGACGGTCTTCATGGTCCACGGCTTCGGCCACACCCTGCCCGTGGAAAGCCGGGCCCGGGGCCGGGGCGTGGCCGACAACGAACTCATGCCCCGGGGCATGGCCACCTGGGACAAGGGCGGCGGCGGCGTGTGCATGCAGGAGCACTTCGTGACCGTGCGTCCGGCCTGAGGCAGGGGCCCGGGGCGCGGCCGGGCCGGCGCGGGCGTCGTGGTCCGCCGGTCCGGCAGTGTCACGCAAATTGGCAAATGGCGTTGACCGCAGGGTGTTCGGTTGCTAGGAACAGGGCTCTATGAATGCAACGCCTCCCACCGCCGACGACCTGCGTCCTTTTCCCCTGCGGGAGTCCCTGGGATTTCTCCTGGTGCGCACGGCCCTGCGGCTGCGCCTGCTCGGGAACACCCTCCTGCAGGAGGCCGGGGTGGACATCACGGTGGACCAGTGGGGCATCCTGAACCTCCTGTGGGAGGCCGACGGCCAGACCCCCGTGGAACTGGCCCGCCGCGCCGACAAGGACAAGCCCAACGTCACCCGTCTGCTGAAAATCCTGGAAGACAAGGGGCTGGTCAGCCGCGAGCCCGATCCGGCCGATCGCCGCAGCCACCGCATCCGCCTGACCGAGGCCGGCACGTCCCTCAAGGACCAGCTTCTCGACCTCGGGGTCACCTGTCTGGAGAGGGCCTGCCAGGGCCTGTCCCGGCAGGAGATCGCGACCCTCAAACAGCTCCTCAACCGCGTCTACGCCAACGTGTCCTGACCGTTCCCGCCGGCCTGCCGGCGGCCGCCGACCCGGGCGTAGTGTTGCGAGGTTTTGCATGTCAAATTTGACCGAACAGGTTCGCTCCGACAGCGCCATCGGCCCCTACACCTTCGAGGAGTTCCTGGACGTGGCCGCGGCCTTCCACGGCAACCCCGCGCCCGGGCTCATCCTCGGCGGCTACATGGTGGACGCGGCCCGGGCCTTTCTGCCCGAGGGCACCCTTTTCGACGCGGTGGTGGAGACCAAGAAATGCCTGCCCGACGCGGTCCAGATCCTGACCCCGCCGAGCTACGGCAACGGCTGGATGCGGGTTCTGAACCTCGGCCGCTACGCCTTGTCCCTCTACGACAAGTTCACGGGCGAAGGGTACCGGGTCTGGCTCGATCCGGCCCATTTGCAGGCCTGGCCGGAAATCCACGCCTGGTATCTGAAGACCAAGCCGAAAAAGGAGCAGGACCGGACCAGGCTTTTCGCCGAGATCAAGGCCGGCGGCCGGGCTCTCTGCCGGGTGGCCAAGGTCCGGCTGCGGCCGGATTTCGTGGCCAAGTCCCACATGGGGGCCATCGGCGTCTGTCCGGTCTGCCACGAGGGCTACCCCGCGGCCGACGGGGCCATCTGCCGGGGCTGCGCCGGCGAGGCGCCCTACCTGCGCGAGAGCGAGACGCCGAAACTGCGGGCCGTGCCCCTGGACGCGGCCG encodes:
- a CDS encoding MarR family winged helix-turn-helix transcriptional regulator; this translates as MNATPPTADDLRPFPLRESLGFLLVRTALRLRLLGNTLLQEAGVDITVDQWGILNLLWEADGQTPVELARRADKDKPNVTRLLKILEDKGLVSREPDPADRRSHRIRLTEAGTSLKDQLLDLGVTCLERACQGLSRQEIATLKQLLNRVYANVS